Proteins co-encoded in one Gossypium arboreum isolate Shixiya-1 chromosome 11, ASM2569848v2, whole genome shotgun sequence genomic window:
- the LOC108473453 gene encoding tubby-like F-box protein 3 codes for MSFKSIIQDMKGEFGSISRRGFDVKFGYGMRSRSHRVVQDSSVPVDVFKQSCWANMPPELLRDVLMRIEASESTWPPRKNVVVCAGVCRNWREIMKEIVKTPEISCKLTFPISLKQPGPRDSLLQCYIKRNRSNQTYYLYLGLNQASNDDGKFLLAARKCRRPTCTDYIISLNCNDVSKGSSTYIGKLRSNFLGTKFTVYDAQPPNAGAKVTKSCSTRLINMKQVSPRVPAGNYPVAHISYELNVLGSRGPRRMHCVMDGIPASSIEPGGVAPTQTEFLHSNLDTFPSLLFFRSKSTRSESFQSGPLSDQKDGMLVLRNKSPRWHEQLQCWCLNFNGRVTVASVKNFQLVASPENAAAGQEHENVILQFGKVGKDVFTVDYQYPISAFQAFAICLSSFDTKIACE; via the exons ATGTCGTTTAAGAGCATTATCCAGGACATGAAGGGAGAATTTGGGAGTATATCAAGAAGAGGGTTTGACGTGAAATTTGGGTATGGCATGAGATCGAGGTCACATAGGGTAGTTCAGGATAGCTCAGTTCCAGTTGATGTGTTCAAGCAGAGTTGTTGGGCAAACATGCCGCCTGAGCTTTTGAGGGATGTGTTGATGAGAATAGAGGCATCAGAGAGTACTTGGCCTCCACGAAAGAATGTGGTTGTTTGTGCTGGTGTATGTAGGAATTGGAGAGAGATTATGAAGGAAATTGTGAAAACCCCAGAAATTTCTTGCAAGTTGACATTCCCAATCTCATTGAAACAG CCTGGTCCAAGGGACTCCCTCCTTCAATGTTACATAAAACGGAACCGTAGCAACCAAACATATTATCTTTACCTTGGCTTGAATCAAG CTTCCAATGATGATGGAAAGTTCCTCCTTGCTGCAAGGAAGTGCCGCCGTCCTACCTGCACAGattatatcatctcattaaattGCAATGATGTGTCAAAAGGAAGCAGTACTTACATTGGAAAGTTGAG ATCCAACTTTTTGGGGACCAAATTCACAGTCTATGATGCACAACCTCCAAATGCTGGAGCAAAAGTTACTAAAAGTTGCTCCACCAGGCTAATTAATATGAAACAAGTTTCTCCTCGTGTCCCAGCTGGCAACTATCCTGTAGCCCACATCTCTTATGAGTTGAATGTCCTGGGTTCTAG AGGTCCAAGGAGAATGCACTGCGTCATGGATGGCATCCCAGCATCTTCTATTGAACCTGGAGGTGTTGCTCCCACACAGACTGAATTCCTACACAGTAATCTGGATACCTTCCCATCACTGCTGTTCTTTAGATCAAAATCAACCCGTTCAGAGAGTTTCCAGTCTGGACCTTTGTCTGACCAGAAAGATGGAATGCTAGTATTGAGGAACAAGTCACCGAGGTGGCATGAACAACTCCAGTGCTGGTGTCTGAACTTCAATGGACGGGTAACAGTTGCATCAGTCAAAAACTTTCAGCTGGTTGCATCTCCTGAAAATGCAGCTGCTGGTCAGGAGCATGAGAATGTCATTCTCCAATTCGGTAAAGTGGGAAAGGATGTATTCACTGTGGATTATCAGTATCCTATCTCAGCTTTTCAGGCATTTGCTATATGCCTTAGTAGCTTCGATACTAAGATTGCTTGTGAGTGA
- the LOC108473454 gene encoding uncharacterized protein LOC108473454: MGPGGPGGGPGGPGGPGGPGGPGGWGGGPGGWGPGPGGPGGFGPGGPGWGPGPGGPWGPGFGGPGFWPGGFFGGFADGLCNMISSCFYCLCCCWLLQDCFGRRPGYGPPPF, from the exons ATGGGACCTGGTGGACCGGGAGGAGGGCCGGGAGGACCTGGTGGACCGGGAGGACCTGGTGGACCGGGAGGATGGGGAGGAGGACCTGGTGGTTGGGGTCCTGGCCCTGGAGGACCTGGCGGATTCGGGCCCGGAGGTCCTGGTTGGGGTCCGGGACCTGGAGGTCCCTGGGGCCCTGGATTTGGAGGTCCTGGTTTTTGGCCTGGTGGGTTCTTTGGCGGCTTTGCAGATGGTTTGTGCAATATGATATCTTCCTG CTTCTACTGTCTTTGCTGTTGTTGGCTACTACAAGACTGCTTTGGTCGACGCCCTGGCTATGGTCCTCCACCTTTCTAG